TCGAGCAGCAAAGGCGCGAGATGGACTGGGTCGTGGTCCGCAACCGCACCGGCCATGTCGAGGCGCGCAACATGACGCGTATCGAGCAGGCGCTGACCGAGCTGTCGAAGCGGGTCGGTTTCCGCGTGGCGCAGGGTCTGTCCGAACGCGTGATCTATCGCGAGCTGTTCCCCTCGGGGCTGACGCTGCTCGACAAGGGACACCTGGGCGAGCTCGGGACCAGCCATCTGGTCGCGCGCCAGGAGCTGCGCCAGCTGGTCCAGTCGCTCAACTTGCCCGCGTTCACCGGCGCCGAGCCGAGGCTGGAGTTCGCCTGAGCCATGCTGCGGCTGGTCATCATCGTCGCGATCGCGAGCGTGTTCTGCAAATGGGCGCTGGGCAAGTGGCCATGGGACTATCTGCGCCCGACTTCGACCCGGCAGCAGGCGATCTTCAAGGCGCGCAAGCTGCTTGCCGTCCGCGAGAATGCGACCCACTCGGAAATCCTCGAGGCGCACAAACGGCTGATCACCATGGTTCATCCCGACCGTGGCGGCTCCAACGACCAGGTGCACGAGGCCAATGCCGCGCGCGACCTGCTGCTCGACGAACTCCCCGACGTTCTCCCCGACCAGAACTGAAACAATTAGACTTCACAGCCACGGCTCGGCCCGCCACAACGGGGCGAGATCCGAATTGAAGGGGCATTCTGCCAAGATGAAGCACGATTTTCAC
This region of Altererythrobacter sp. CAU 1644 genomic DNA includes:
- a CDS encoding molecular chaperone DnaJ — translated: MLRLVIIVAIASVFCKWALGKWPWDYLRPTSTRQQAIFKARKLLAVRENATHSEILEAHKRLITMVHPDRGGSNDQVHEANAARDLLLDELPDVLPDQN